The Lysobacter gummosus genome includes a region encoding these proteins:
- a CDS encoding phosphatase PAP2 family protein: protein MTARRFLLGHALWPLAALLALSLLSMGLGGDFWLADRFYAWEGGRWALQNSFLTEHLIHRFGRDASTAAWLGVFAFWLFARMRPALSEWRRPLAFLLMSTLLAVMMASGLKSLTNMDCPWDLSRYGGANAYFGLLDARPAGLVRGICFPAGHASAGYSWVALYFFFLFVQPRLRWAGLAIGLGLGLLFGVSQQLRGAHFLSHDVWTLGISWFVALALYLTMARREAPATAPAAVPLLRSAGR, encoded by the coding sequence ATGACGGCGCGCCGTTTTCTGCTGGGCCATGCGCTGTGGCCGTTGGCGGCGCTGCTGGCGCTGTCGCTGCTGAGCATGGGCCTGGGCGGCGATTTCTGGCTCGCGGATCGTTTCTATGCCTGGGAAGGCGGACGCTGGGCCTTGCAGAACTCGTTCCTGACCGAACACCTGATCCATCGTTTCGGCCGCGACGCCAGCACCGCCGCATGGTTGGGCGTGTTCGCGTTCTGGCTGTTCGCGCGCATGCGCCCGGCGCTGAGCGAATGGCGCCGGCCGCTGGCGTTCCTGCTTATGTCCACGCTGCTGGCGGTGATGATGGCTTCGGGGCTGAAGTCGCTGACCAACATGGACTGCCCCTGGGACCTGAGCCGCTACGGCGGCGCCAACGCTTACTTCGGCCTGCTCGACGCGCGCCCGGCGGGACTGGTGCGCGGCATCTGCTTCCCGGCCGGTCACGCCAGCGCGGGTTACTCCTGGGTCGCGTTGTACTTCTTCTTTCTGTTCGTGCAGCCGCGGTTGCGCTGGGCCGGGCTAGCGATCGGCCTGGGCCTGGGGCTGCTGTTCGGTGTGTCGCAGCAATTGCGCGGCGCGCATTTTCTCTCGCACGACGTGTGGACGCTGGGAATCAGCTGGTTCGTCGCGCTCGCCCTGTATCTGACGATGGCGCGGCGCGAGGCGCCGGCGACGGCGCCGGCCGCGGTGCCGCTATTGCGGAGCGCCGGCCGATGA
- a CDS encoding response regulator transcription factor, producing the protein MRLLVVEDNRNLVANLFDYFEARGYTLDAAPDGPTGLHLAVTQRYDAIVLDWMLPRLDGREVLRSLREEAGSDVPVLMLTARDELPDKIAGFRAGADDYLTKPFALPELEVRLEALAARAAGRGRSRVLQVADLKLDLTTLEVSRGGRALHLYPACRKLLEVLLQSSPGAVTRERLEHALWGDSPPDGDMLRSHIYELRRAVDGPYPVKLIQTLPRVGYRLAVPAEAAERGHDGDAG; encoded by the coding sequence ATGCGCCTGCTGGTGGTGGAAGACAATCGCAATCTGGTCGCCAATCTCTTCGATTACTTCGAAGCGCGCGGCTACACCCTCGACGCGGCGCCCGACGGTCCCACCGGCCTGCACCTGGCGGTGACCCAGCGCTACGACGCGATCGTGCTGGACTGGATGCTGCCGCGCCTGGACGGCCGCGAAGTGCTGCGCAGCCTGCGCGAAGAAGCCGGCTCGGACGTGCCGGTGCTGATGCTGACCGCCCGCGACGAACTGCCGGACAAGATCGCCGGCTTCCGCGCCGGCGCCGACGACTACCTGACCAAGCCCTTCGCCCTGCCCGAACTGGAAGTGCGCCTGGAAGCGCTGGCCGCCCGCGCCGCCGGCCGCGGCCGCAGCCGGGTGTTGCAGGTCGCCGATCTCAAGCTCGATCTGACCACGCTGGAAGTCAGCCGCGGCGGCCGCGCCCTGCACCTGTACCCGGCCTGCCGCAAACTGCTGGAAGTGCTGCTGCAATCCAGCCCCGGCGCGGTCACGCGCGAGCGCCTGGAGCATGCCCTGTGGGGCGACAGCCCGCCCGACGGCGACATGCTGCGCTCGCATATCTACGAACTGCGCCGCGCGGTGGACGGGCCCTACCCGGTCAAGCTGATCCAGACGCTGCCGCGGGTGGGATACCGTCTGGCCGTGCCGGCCGAAGCAGCAGAACGCGGACACGATGG
- a CDS encoding non-ribosomal peptide synthetase — protein MNDVHPPGLPLTTAQRGLWVGQKLASVEATLNIAEAVEIHGPIDPTLFQRALRQFAQEAEATRACIVEHGGLPYQIVRDNYPFESPYIDFSGEADPRAAAEAWMQAELNRPVDLVHDPLWVGAILKYADDLYCWYQRAHHTVYDGFSGGMAAKRLNELYSAYLEGREPEPAGFGTVASLVEMETSYRQSDRYRRDREYWLEQLSDLPEAVTLARRRVRNGGGLRRASGHVSEASRERLAQIARDCGVSLPQVLIGLIAAYYHRASGAHDLVFGMPVTGRVNHAMRNTPGMVANVVAIRLKFEPDMHMSDLFAQVSRVVKSALRHQQYRYEDLRRDLGLVNPDQHMAWLGINIEPYDYGSFGGHRASGKNLHNGSAEDLMVFVFDRLDGNGLIIDFDANPTLYPAAHLDEHRRRLMRLIDSVLADPATTLGAIDVLGDDERQRVLSHWNDTAAPLAQTTALEQFQQQAARTPDAVAVVAGETRLSYRELDESSTRLAQRLIAGGVRPDDIVAIALPRDEVLMAALLAVWKAGAAYLPLDPEAPMERIALTLDDAAPRALLTTPNFADAFSGRGLPVLFAHEQDEHYDSDAAAPLPLAHGQANAYLIYTSGSTGVPKGVELTHRNLWNFLRAMQQQLRPSADQRYLAQTTISFDIAGLELFLPLTVGASVVMVTGEVTRNPLALARVIREERIDVMQATPSLWRILLTGSDIRLDEVHALVGGEALPVELAQRLTQMAARVTNLYGPTETTVWSTAMELTAQDVDAGAGMAPPIGRPILNTQVYVLDAARNPMPVGSIGELYIGGEGVARGYRNRPELNAERFLPDPFNPAPGARMYRTGDLARWREDGVIEYLGRVDQQVKIRGHRVELGDIETHLRALDAIAEAAVALHRDPVGHLMLAAYVVPAAAAQIDSEAVRRVLSSRLPDYMVPSVYVELDALPLTPSGKLDRKALVPPARNRQSTYVAPRSETERKLVALWQQIFGIDQIGIHDNFFELGGDSLSAAELIATFPKHFNSELSLGALFEGSTIASLAAYLERSGGENDPLGAVLSLRPTDEERPLFCIHPVTGFSWAYATMLRHLDQLPVYALQSRGLRGGGALPGSIEEIAADYIAQMRKIQPHGPYRLLGWSLGGLIGHAIAAQLQQIGERVELLAMMDSYPFVAEPVESSEAQQALAVLKFLGFHHRAKDNPPQDMRSLADLLCQEYEVFAIPLVQEIMKADAKLIENVAAVTRNNLMLARRYRPTPIDADVVFFNARLKDHVDLDGLLHYHAHAWQPFVGGKIEVHDVDCHHQTMLEPRSAAHIARVLRERLQAPHAEPQRRETPLPAPVGAAPLAIAAYS, from the coding sequence ATGAACGACGTCCATCCCCCCGGCCTGCCCCTGACCACCGCACAGCGCGGTCTGTGGGTCGGACAGAAGCTCGCTTCGGTCGAAGCCACACTGAATATCGCCGAAGCGGTTGAAATTCATGGACCGATCGATCCGACGCTGTTCCAACGCGCGCTGCGCCAGTTCGCGCAGGAAGCCGAAGCCACGCGCGCATGCATCGTCGAACACGGCGGGTTGCCGTATCAGATCGTGCGCGACAACTACCCGTTCGAATCCCCCTACATCGACTTCAGCGGCGAAGCCGATCCGCGCGCGGCCGCCGAGGCCTGGATGCAGGCCGAGCTCAACCGGCCGGTCGATCTGGTCCACGATCCGCTGTGGGTCGGCGCGATCCTCAAGTACGCCGACGATCTGTACTGCTGGTACCAGCGCGCGCACCACACCGTCTACGACGGTTTCAGCGGCGGCATGGCCGCCAAGCGCCTGAACGAGCTCTACAGCGCCTACCTCGAAGGCCGCGAGCCCGAGCCGGCCGGCTTCGGCACGGTGGCCTCGCTGGTGGAGATGGAAACCAGCTACCGCCAATCCGATCGCTATCGCCGCGATCGCGAGTACTGGCTGGAACAACTGTCCGACCTGCCCGAAGCGGTCACCCTCGCGCGCCGCCGCGTGCGCAACGGCGGCGGCCTGCGCCGCGCCAGCGGTCACGTATCCGAGGCTTCGCGCGAGCGCCTGGCGCAGATCGCGCGCGATTGCGGCGTGAGCCTGCCGCAGGTGCTGATCGGCCTGATCGCCGCGTACTACCACCGCGCCAGCGGCGCGCACGATCTGGTGTTCGGCATGCCGGTCACCGGCCGCGTCAATCACGCCATGCGCAACACCCCGGGCATGGTCGCCAACGTGGTCGCGATCCGCCTGAAGTTCGAGCCGGACATGCACATGTCGGATTTGTTCGCGCAGGTCTCGCGCGTGGTCAAGTCGGCGCTGCGCCATCAGCAGTATCGCTACGAAGACCTGCGCCGCGACCTGGGCCTGGTCAATCCCGACCAGCACATGGCCTGGCTCGGCATCAACATCGAGCCCTACGACTACGGCAGCTTCGGCGGCCACCGCGCCAGCGGCAAGAACCTGCACAACGGCAGCGCGGAAGACTTGATGGTGTTCGTGTTCGACCGTCTCGACGGCAACGGCCTGATCATCGACTTCGACGCCAACCCCACCTTGTACCCGGCCGCGCACCTGGACGAACACCGGCGCCGGCTGATGCGGCTGATCGATTCGGTGCTGGCCGATCCGGCGACCACGCTCGGCGCGATCGACGTGCTCGGCGACGACGAGCGCCAGCGGGTGCTCAGCCACTGGAACGACACTGCCGCGCCGCTGGCGCAGACCACCGCGCTGGAGCAGTTCCAGCAGCAGGCCGCGCGCACGCCCGATGCAGTCGCTGTCGTCGCCGGCGAAACCCGGCTGAGCTATCGCGAACTCGACGAATCCAGCACCCGCCTGGCCCAGCGCCTGATCGCCGGCGGCGTGCGTCCCGACGACATCGTCGCCATCGCCCTGCCGCGCGACGAAGTATTGATGGCGGCGCTGCTGGCGGTGTGGAAGGCCGGCGCGGCGTATCTGCCGCTGGACCCGGAAGCGCCGATGGAACGCATCGCCCTGACCCTGGACGATGCCGCCCCGCGCGCGCTGCTGACCACGCCGAACTTCGCCGACGCCTTCAGCGGCCGCGGCCTGCCGGTGCTCTTCGCGCACGAACAGGACGAGCACTACGACAGCGACGCCGCCGCGCCGCTGCCGCTCGCGCATGGCCAGGCCAATGCGTATCTGATCTACACCTCCGGCTCGACCGGCGTGCCCAAGGGCGTGGAGCTCACCCACCGCAACCTGTGGAACTTCCTGCGGGCGATGCAGCAGCAGCTGCGGCCCTCGGCGGATCAGCGCTATCTGGCCCAGACCACGATCTCCTTCGACATTGCCGGCCTGGAGCTGTTCCTGCCGCTGACCGTCGGCGCGAGCGTGGTGATGGTCACCGGCGAGGTGACGCGCAATCCGCTGGCGCTGGCGCGGGTGATCCGCGAGGAGCGCATCGACGTCATGCAGGCCACGCCGTCGTTGTGGCGCATCCTGCTGACCGGTTCGGACATCCGCCTGGACGAGGTGCATGCGCTGGTCGGCGGCGAAGCGCTGCCGGTGGAACTGGCCCAGCGCCTGACCCAGATGGCGGCCAGGGTCACCAATCTGTACGGGCCGACCGAAACCACGGTGTGGTCCACGGCGATGGAGCTCACCGCGCAGGACGTGGACGCCGGCGCCGGCATGGCGCCGCCGATCGGCCGGCCGATCCTCAACACCCAGGTCTACGTGCTGGATGCGGCGCGCAATCCCATGCCGGTCGGCAGCATCGGCGAGTTGTACATCGGCGGCGAAGGCGTGGCGCGCGGCTATCGCAACCGGCCCGAACTCAACGCCGAACGCTTCCTGCCCGATCCCTTCAACCCCGCGCCCGGCGCGCGCATGTACCGCACCGGCGATCTGGCGCGCTGGCGCGAGGACGGGGTGATCGAATACCTCGGCCGCGTCGATCAGCAGGTCAAGATCCGCGGCCATCGCGTCGAACTGGGCGATATCGAAACCCATCTGCGCGCCCTGGACGCGATCGCCGAGGCCGCGGTCGCACTGCATCGCGATCCGGTCGGTCACCTCATGCTGGCCGCCTACGTGGTGCCGGCCGCCGCCGCGCAGATCGACAGCGAAGCGGTGCGGCGCGTGCTGTCCTCGCGCCTGCCCGACTACATGGTGCCGTCGGTGTATGTGGAACTGGACGCGCTGCCGCTCACCCCCAGCGGCAAGCTCGACCGCAAGGCGCTGGTCCCGCCGGCGCGCAACCGGCAATCGACCTACGTGGCGCCGCGCAGCGAGACCGAACGCAAGCTGGTGGCGCTGTGGCAGCAGATCTTCGGCATCGATCAGATCGGCATCCACGACAACTTCTTCGAACTCGGCGGCGATTCGCTGAGCGCGGCGGAACTGATCGCCACCTTCCCCAAGCACTTCAATTCCGAACTGTCGCTGGGCGCGTTGTTCGAAGGCTCGACCATCGCCAGCCTGGCCGCCTACCTGGAACGCAGCGGCGGCGAGAACGATCCGCTCGGCGCGGTGCTGTCGCTGCGCCCCACCGATGAAGAGCGCCCGCTGTTCTGCATCCATCCGGTCACCGGTTTCAGCTGGGCCTACGCGACGATGCTGCGCCACCTGGATCAGCTGCCGGTGTATGCGCTGCAGTCGCGCGGTCTGCGCGGCGGCGGCGCACTGCCGGGCAGCATCGAGGAGATCGCCGCGGACTACATCGCGCAGATGCGCAAGATCCAGCCGCACGGGCCGTACCGCCTGCTCGGCTGGTCGCTCGGCGGACTGATCGGCCACGCCATCGCCGCGCAGTTGCAGCAGATCGGCGAGCGGGTGGAGCTGCTGGCGATGATGGACTCGTATCCCTTCGTCGCCGAGCCGGTGGAATCCAGCGAAGCCCAGCAGGCGCTGGCGGTGCTGAAGTTCCTCGGCTTCCATCATCGCGCCAAGGACAACCCGCCGCAGGACATGCGCAGCCTGGCCGACCTGCTGTGCCAGGAGTACGAGGTGTTCGCGATTCCGCTGGTGCAGGAGATCATGAAGGCCGACGCCAAGCTGATCGAGAACGTCGCCGCGGTCACCCGCAACAACCTGATGCTGGCGCGGCGTTACCGGCCGACGCCGATCGACGCCGACGTGGTGTTCTTCAACGCACGGCTCAAGGATCACGTCGATCTCGACGGCCTGCTGCACTACCACGCCCATGCATGGCAGCCCTTCGTCGGCGGCAAGATCGAAGTGCACGACGTGGATTGCCATCACCAGACCATGCTCGAGCCGCGCTCGGCCGCGCACATCGCGCGGGTGTTGCGCGAGCGCCTGCAGGCGCCGCACGCGGAGCCGCAGCGCCGCGAAACCCCGCTGCCGGCCCCGGTCGGCGCCGCGCCGCTGGCGATCGCCGCTTATTCGTAA
- a CDS encoding patatin-like phospholipase family protein, with protein sequence MKSTDVELERLRIRREARRAELAAASGGAKDREGRALCLSGGGYRAALFHLGGLLRLHETGVLAGLGMVSSVSGGSIVSAWLACRYLDTRRDEHESFAAWSDRIDFRAAVVEPFRAVVARDLRTWPVLATAAHNWLWPSHRIALLDRGYQRMFGERHLDELPETPSFVFCATDLTFGVNWEFSRRRVGDYLAGYLREGAQRVRLSCAVAASSSFPPVFGPVRFEAAPGDYQRGNYQGDDADELRARIELSDGGVYDNLATEPTLRRYREVLVSDAGGPFVFESKRWWLQHLMRYTQVMSNQAEALRKRLFFGQAQSGSMIGVYWGLTSHRDEGADGYSPALVTEVIGQIRTDLDRFLDVEFEVLLNHGYFACADALGQDNGWVSRTATPPAWPYPQRANESQVRRWLRRSHARVLHRRWWGTT encoded by the coding sequence ATGAAGAGCACCGACGTCGAACTCGAACGCCTGCGCATCCGCCGCGAGGCGCGCCGCGCCGAGCTCGCCGCCGCCAGCGGCGGCGCCAAGGACCGCGAAGGCCGCGCCCTGTGCCTGTCCGGCGGCGGCTACCGCGCCGCGCTGTTCCATCTGGGCGGCCTGCTGCGGCTGCACGAGACCGGCGTGCTGGCCGGCCTGGGCATGGTCAGCTCGGTGTCCGGCGGCAGCATCGTCTCGGCCTGGCTCGCCTGCCGTTACCTGGATACCCGCCGCGACGAACACGAAAGCTTCGCCGCCTGGAGCGACCGCATCGATTTCCGCGCGGCCGTGGTCGAGCCGTTCCGCGCCGTGGTCGCGCGCGACCTGCGCACCTGGCCGGTGCTGGCCACGGCCGCGCACAACTGGCTGTGGCCGTCGCACCGCATCGCCCTGCTCGACCGCGGCTATCAGCGCATGTTCGGCGAACGCCATCTGGACGAACTGCCGGAAACCCCGTCGTTCGTGTTCTGCGCCACCGACCTCACCTTCGGCGTGAACTGGGAATTCTCGCGCCGGCGCGTCGGCGACTACCTCGCCGGCTACCTGCGCGAGGGCGCGCAACGGGTGCGGTTGAGCTGCGCGGTGGCGGCGTCCTCGTCGTTTCCGCCGGTGTTCGGGCCGGTGCGCTTCGAAGCCGCGCCCGGCGACTATCAGCGCGGCAACTACCAGGGCGACGACGCCGACGAATTGCGCGCCCGCATCGAACTCAGCGACGGCGGCGTCTACGACAATCTGGCGACCGAGCCGACCCTGCGCCGTTATCGCGAAGTGCTGGTGTCCGATGCCGGCGGTCCGTTCGTGTTCGAAAGCAAGCGCTGGTGGCTGCAGCACTTGATGCGCTACACCCAGGTCATGAGCAATCAGGCCGAGGCGCTGCGCAAGCGCCTGTTCTTCGGGCAGGCGCAGAGCGGCTCGATGATCGGCGTGTACTGGGGCCTGACCAGCCATCGCGACGAAGGCGCCGACGGCTACAGCCCGGCGCTGGTCACGGAAGTGATCGGACAGATCCGCACCGATCTCGACCGTTTCCTCGATGTCGAGTTCGAGGTGTTGCTCAACCACGGCTATTTCGCCTGCGCCGACGCGCTGGGGCAGGACAACGGCTGGGTGTCGCGGACGGCGACGCCGCCGGCGTGGCCGTATCCACAGCGCGCCAACGAGAGTCAGGTGCGGCGCTGGCTGCGGCGCAGCCACGCGCGCGTGCTGCATCGGCGGTGGTGGGGGACGACTTGA
- a CDS encoding phosphoethanolamine transferase has protein sequence MNVATRVQPRWPAWFAYRPQARVETIIALASLFFATFANNAFWRAASAAGAMSTAHGVWVAVCMYVAIVAITMLLLGLLLNRWTVKPLLTVLLLVTAGAAHFMSQYGIYLDTGMVRNVLQSDGKESRELVTAGLILPMLLYGVLPALLLWRVRLVVAPLGRSVLLRLGLLAASLLVAGLALMGSFQDISALLRNHKEIRHLVTPANYLVSLTRVALDDSASKVRGRTPIGTDARMAARPAASKPRLLVIVVGETVRAQNWGLNGYERQTTPELARIAPVNFPDMTACGSSTEVSVPCMFSPYGRENYDKDRIQGSESLLNVLEYAGIQTLWRDNQTGCKNVCKGLPFESFEHGTDPKFCTSEGCFDEVMLGGLREKIDARPGDAVVVLHQLGNHGPSYYQRYPQRLRRYRPTCDTSELGQCSREQIVNAYDNAVLATDDFLARTIRYLAQDTSRDTAMIYLSDHGESLGENGLYLHGVPYSIAPKTQTRVPMVMWFSPGFSASRGLDVQCLRKQAARPASQDNLFHSVLGLMQVETGVYQKRLDLFAPCDGGAVAKG, from the coding sequence ATGAACGTCGCGACCCGCGTTCAACCGCGTTGGCCGGCCTGGTTCGCCTATCGACCGCAGGCGCGCGTGGAGACCATCATCGCGCTGGCCAGCCTGTTCTTCGCCACCTTCGCCAACAATGCGTTCTGGCGCGCGGCGTCGGCGGCGGGTGCGATGAGCACCGCGCACGGCGTCTGGGTAGCGGTGTGCATGTACGTGGCGATCGTGGCGATCACCATGCTGCTGCTCGGCCTGTTGCTCAATCGCTGGACGGTGAAGCCCCTGCTGACGGTGCTGCTGCTGGTGACCGCGGGCGCGGCCCACTTCATGAGCCAGTACGGCATCTACCTGGACACGGGCATGGTCCGCAACGTGCTCCAGTCCGACGGCAAGGAATCGCGCGAACTGGTCACCGCCGGGTTGATCCTGCCGATGCTGCTGTACGGCGTGCTGCCCGCGCTGCTGTTGTGGCGGGTGAGGCTGGTGGTGGCGCCGCTGGGCCGTTCGGTCCTGCTGCGTCTGGGGTTGCTGGCGGCGTCGCTCCTGGTCGCCGGCCTGGCCTTGATGGGCTCGTTCCAGGACATTTCCGCGTTGTTGCGCAATCACAAGGAAATCCGTCATCTGGTGACGCCGGCGAACTATCTGGTGTCGCTGACCCGTGTCGCGCTGGACGATTCGGCCTCGAAAGTGCGCGGACGCACGCCCATCGGCACCGACGCGCGCATGGCCGCGCGCCCGGCGGCGAGCAAGCCGCGCCTGCTGGTGATCGTGGTCGGCGAAACCGTGCGCGCGCAGAACTGGGGCTTGAACGGCTATGAGCGCCAGACCACGCCGGAGCTCGCGCGCATCGCGCCGGTGAACTTCCCCGACATGACCGCCTGCGGCAGCAGCACCGAAGTGTCGGTGCCGTGCATGTTCTCGCCCTATGGCCGCGAGAACTACGACAAGGACCGCATCCAGGGCTCGGAGTCGCTGCTCAACGTGCTGGAGTACGCCGGCATCCAGACCTTGTGGCGCGACAACCAGACCGGTTGCAAGAACGTGTGCAAGGGCCTGCCGTTCGAGTCGTTCGAACACGGCACCGATCCGAAGTTCTGCACCTCCGAGGGTTGCTTCGACGAAGTCATGCTGGGCGGCCTGCGCGAGAAGATCGACGCCAGGCCCGGCGATGCGGTAGTGGTGCTGCACCAGTTGGGCAACCATGGCCCGAGCTATTACCAGCGCTACCCGCAACGCCTGCGCCGCTACCGCCCGACCTGCGATACCAGCGAGCTGGGCCAGTGCAGCCGCGAGCAGATCGTCAACGCCTACGACAACGCGGTATTGGCCACGGACGATTTCCTGGCCCGCACCATCCGTTATCTGGCCCAGGACACTTCGCGCGATACGGCGATGATCTATCTGTCCGATCACGGCGAATCGCTGGGCGAGAACGGCCTGTACCTGCACGGCGTGCCGTATTCGATCGCGCCCAAGACCCAGACCCGGGTGCCGATGGTGATGTGGTTCTCGCCGGGCTTCAGCGCCTCGCGCGGGCTCGACGTGCAATGCCTGCGCAAGCAAGCCGCGCGCCCGGCCAGTCAGGACAACCTGTTCCACTCCGTACTGGGGCTGATGCAGGTGGAGACCGGTGTGTATCAGAAGCGGCTGGATTTGTTCGCGCCGTGCGATGGCGGGGCTGTGGCGAAGGGTTAA
- a CDS encoding glycosyltransferase: protein MSATALSVSAHTPAANSDTTPGAIVIFTVGTQGDARPCIGLGQALHRAGYPVRIVTSENFAPLVREAGLEFYGISADFSDLLTNNPETVDKALNPWFLVQHTRAKFAEWAATWAQEARPVCKGASLLIGTGIVTQLAKALGEAEGVPFLQAHLQPFTPSRKLSPLSFWSKREFPGWLNMALFSVMKLLAWYTLKPAVNGAIRPQLKLPLFPWYGPFFDKDPERMRVLYGYSRHILPRPDDWPEQVCVTGSWFLDQADEWQPPQSLTDFLAEGEKPIYIGFGSMLANNAEAFTDIVVDAVRLSGRRAVLATGWGGLRRDAGRMDDQIYVIEAAPHDWLFPRMAMAMHHGGAGTTVAAARAGIPSVFVPFFGDQPFWARRMNELGTAPPALDRRTVNAEQMAQAINDALQPQRIQAARELGEKIHAENGTATAVRTLGEWGLLPPLRDSDEATAPAAAPAELELVQVA from the coding sequence GTGTCCGCCACTGCGCTTTCCGTTTCCGCCCACACGCCCGCCGCCAACAGCGACACCACGCCCGGCGCGATCGTGATCTTCACCGTCGGCACCCAGGGCGATGCGCGTCCGTGCATCGGCCTGGGCCAGGCGCTGCATCGCGCCGGTTACCCGGTGCGCATCGTCACCAGCGAGAACTTCGCCCCGCTGGTGCGCGAAGCCGGGCTGGAGTTCTACGGCATCAGCGCCGACTTCAGCGATCTGCTGACGAACAATCCCGAGACCGTCGACAAGGCGCTCAATCCCTGGTTCCTGGTCCAGCACACGCGGGCGAAGTTCGCCGAGTGGGCCGCGACCTGGGCCCAGGAAGCGCGGCCGGTGTGCAAGGGCGCATCGCTGTTGATCGGCACCGGCATCGTCACCCAACTGGCGAAAGCACTGGGCGAGGCCGAGGGCGTTCCGTTCCTGCAGGCGCATCTGCAACCGTTCACGCCTTCGCGCAAACTCTCGCCGCTGTCGTTCTGGTCCAAGCGCGAATTCCCGGGCTGGTTGAACATGGCGCTGTTCTCGGTCATGAAGCTGCTGGCCTGGTACACGCTCAAGCCGGCGGTCAACGGCGCGATCCGGCCGCAGCTCAAGCTGCCGCTGTTCCCGTGGTACGGGCCGTTCTTCGACAAGGACCCCGAGCGCATGCGGGTGTTGTACGGCTACAGCCGCCACATCCTGCCGCGTCCGGACGACTGGCCCGAGCAGGTCTGCGTCACCGGCAGCTGGTTCCTCGATCAGGCCGACGAATGGCAGCCGCCGCAGTCGCTGACCGACTTCCTGGCCGAAGGCGAGAAGCCGATCTACATCGGTTTCGGCAGCATGCTGGCCAACAACGCGGAAGCCTTCACCGACATCGTCGTCGATGCGGTGCGCCTGAGCGGGCGGCGCGCGGTGCTGGCGACCGGCTGGGGCGGCCTGCGCCGCGACGCGGGGCGCATGGACGACCAGATCTACGTGATCGAAGCCGCGCCGCACGACTGGCTGTTCCCGCGCATGGCCATGGCGATGCATCACGGCGGCGCCGGCACCACGGTGGCTGCGGCGCGCGCCGGCATTCCCTCGGTGTTCGTGCCGTTCTTCGGCGATCAGCCGTTCTGGGCGCGGCGCATGAACGAGCTGGGCACCGCGCCGCCGGCGCTGGACCGGCGCACGGTCAACGCCGAACAGATGGCGCAGGCGATCAACGACGCGCTGCAGCCGCAGCGCATCCAGGCCGCGCGCGAGCTGGGCGAGAAAATCCACGCCGAGAACGGCACCGCGACCGCGGTACGGACCTTAGGGGAGTGGGGACTGCTGCCGCCGTTGCGCGACAGCGATGAGGCGACGGCGCCGGCCGCCGCACCGGCTGAGCTGGAGCTGGTGCAGGTAGCCTGA